A genomic segment from Corylus avellana chromosome ca5, CavTom2PMs-1.0 encodes:
- the LOC132180680 gene encoding exopolygalacturonase-like gives MGLELNVATISLLLILLTSTRTINAQTKVFDVRNYGAKPNVDITEAVTQAWKDACAYPGSSKVVVPEAIYRVGAVNFNGPCKGPIEFNVLGSIHSPGDPKYFKGDSWIGFERIDHLTVSGTGDFDGQGGTAWGRSDCSKNSYCIYLPISIRFDFVTNSIVRDITSYNSKQFHINVFGSQNLTFEHITIKAPENSPNTDGIHIGHSTKINVINSKISTGDDCVSLGDGSRDILIQGVNCGPGHGISIGSLGKYQNEQPVSGVQVIGCTLTNTETGVRIKTWPDSYPGSTSDIHFENIIMDNVDTPILIDQEYCPWNQCKSQNPSKVKISNVSFKNIRGTSRTKDAVKLVCSKALPCQNVELRDIDLKYNGKDGPATSRCVYVNPIIGGHQNPSACTIKTLNKKG, from the exons ATGGGTTTAGAATTGAATGTTGCGACAATATCATTGCTATTAATATTGTTAACTTCCACTAGAACTATTAATGCCCAAACCAAAGTCTTTGATGTGAGAAATTATGGAGCAAAGCCTAATGTTGATATCACCGAG GCTGTGACACAAGCTTGGAAAGATGCATGTGCATATCCAGGTTCAAGTAAAGTTGTGGTTCCAGAAGCAATATACAGGGTTGGCGCAGTAAATTTTAATGGCCCTTGCAAGGGTCCTATAGAGTTTAATGTTCTAGGAAGCATACATTCCCCAGGAGACCCCAAATATTTCAAGGGGGATTCCTGGATCGGTTTTGAACGTATCGACCACTTAACTGTGTCAGGCACTGGAGATTTTGATGGCCAAGGAGGAACCGCTTGGGGTAGAAgtgattgttcaaaaaatagCTACTGCATCTATCTTCCCATT AGCATACGGTTTGACTTCGTCACCAATTCAATAGTCCGGGATATAACATCATATAACAGCAAACAATTCCACATCAATGTTTTTGGGAGTCAAAATCTTACATTCGAACACATTACCATCAAAGCACCTGAAAATAGCCCGAATACTGACGGAATTCACATTGGACATTCAACCAAGATTAATGTGATTAATTCAAAGATTTCAACTGGTGATGATTGTGTCTCCCTCGGTGATGGCAGCCGGGATATACTTATCCAGGGAGTAAATTGTGGACCAGGTCATGGAATTAGCATAGGAAGTCTTGGTAAGTACCAGAATGAACAGCCTGTGTCTGGGGTCCAAGTTATTGGCTGCACTCTTACAAACACAGAAACTGGCGTGAGAATCAAAACATGGCCTGATTCGTATCCTGGCTCAACCTCTGATATTCATTTTGAGAACATTATCATGGATAACGTCGACACTCCAATCCTCATAGACCAAGAGTACTGCCCATGGAATCAGTGCAAATCACAG AATCCTTCTAAGGTCAAGATCAGCAATGTTAGCTTCAAGAACATAAGAGGCACTTCTCGGACTAAGGACGCTGTCAAGCTTGTTTGCAGTAAGGCACTACCATGTCAGAATGTGGAGCTTCGTGACATAGACCTCAAATACAATGGAAAAGATGGCCCTGCTACTTCCCGATGTGTTTATGTCAATCCCATCATCGGTGGCCACCAGAATCCTTCTGCTTGCACCATCAAAACTCTTAACAAGAAAGGTTAA